The Sphingomonas sp. KR3-1 genomic interval TGCGTCAGGGGCTTTCAATGTAGGATTTTGCGTGGTTACGTCATGGGCATGTCGATCGACTCGCACTTCGCCCGTTTCAGCCGGCGACGCGCGAGCGGCGGCAAAGTGAAAGAATGTTGGGCGACTCCCTTCACTTTGCCAGCGCCGACATTGCCGGTCCGCCGCCCTGCCCCGTTCAGCGCAGATGCAGCCGCGAGTAGCAATCGTTGCGCTTCCGAACCCGCCTGGGAGACTCGCCATGCTGCTGCTCGCCGCCGCGCTCGCCTTCGCTGCCCCGCAGGATCCGCCCGCCAATCCGCAGATCGATTATGCCGGCTTCGCCGCGCTGACCCGCGACGTGCGTGCGCTCCGCGCCAGGCGGCTGCTCCCCTTCGACAGGTTCCAGGCCAGCGCGGCGGAGAAGGGCACGCTGCTGCTCGATGCCCGCTCGAAAGACGCCTTTGCCCGCGGCCATCTCGCCGGCGCGATCAACCTGCCGCTTACCGACTTCACCGCGGAATCGCTGGCGGCCGCGATCGGCCCGGACCGCGA includes:
- a CDS encoding rhodanese-like domain-containing protein, with product MLLLAAALAFAAPQDPPANPQIDYAGFAALTRDVRALRARRLLPFDRFQASAAEKGTLLLDARSKDAFARGHLAGAINLPLTDFTAESLAAAIGPDRERRVLIYCNNNFSNHRAPVPLKSAPLALNIQTFINLVGYGYANVWELADIVDFDDPRVGWVTG